The genomic window CGACCTCGGTGGTGATCGGTCATGTGGCGAGCGGCACCAAGAGCATCCGCGTCGGCTCCGGCGGCATCATGCTGCCGAACCATTCGCCGCTGGTGATCGCCGAGCAGTTCGGCACACTGGAGGCGCTTTATCCCGGGCGCATCGATCTCGGGCTTGGCCGCGCGCCGGGCACGGACCAGCGCACGGCGCGCGCCTTGCGCCGCGATATCGCGCAGAGCGCAGAAAACTTCCCGCAGGATGTTCTGGAATTGCAGGCGCTGCTCGGCCCGGTGCAGCCCGGGCAGGTGATCCGTGCGGTGCCGGGCGCGGGATCGAATGTGCCGCTCTGGCTGCTCGGCTCCAGTACCTTCGGCGCACAGCTCGCTGCCATGCTCGGCTTGCCGTTCGCCTTCGCTTCGCACTTCGCGCCGCAGTCGCTGATGGAAGCGCTGGAGATTTACCGCGCGCGCTTCGAGCCGTCGGCGCAGCTCGACAAGCCTTATGCGATGGTAGGCGTCAATGTGTTCGCAGCGGATACGGATGCGCAGGCAAGGCGGTTGATGACGTCGCTGCAGCAGCAGTTCGTCAACCTGCGGCGCGGCACGCCGGGGCAGCTCAAGCCGCCGGTGGACAGCATGGACGATCTATGGTCACCCGCCGAGCGTATCGGTGTCGAGCAGTCGCTGGCCTATTCGGTGGTCGGCACGCGCGACGCGATCGAGCGGGGCCTGCGCGCCATCATCACCGAGACCGGTGCGGATGAATTGATGCTCACTGCGCAGATCTTTGATCACGCCGCGCGGCTGCGTTCGTTCGAGATCGCGGCCGAAGTGCGCGATGTGCTTGCGGCCAAGCGCGCGGCAGCAAGTGCCGCGATGTGATTGACTGCTGTTTAAGAGACTTCGGCCAATGCGCCACCGATGCGCGCGTTCCTGCAGAGTAGTGATCGGTCGGCAGTTGCTCGCTTCACGGAGAATCTTTGTTTGCAGGGCCGGTTGGCGGGAGTGATCGACGCCCCAACCGGCCTTGCTTCCCACGCCGCGACGTCAGGCGGCTGCGGCGAAACTTTCAAAAGCGACCCGGCAGGCTCATGTCAGACCTGCCGGGCCAGGTCTCGCCGTCTGGAATCTAGGAGGGGAGCGACGGCGATGACCACGCGCACCTTGTTAAACAACAAGGGCGCGAAACGTTCCGGCGTTCCACGCACACGCTGATTGATCACCTGGAATCCGGAACATCTTGTCGGGCCTGAAGAAGCCGCGCCGTGACGATCTGCTTTGATCGGACCACTCGCGAATGCACCGCATCCTATAGAGCTGCGCGCCGGTTCCGCGCCGCGAATCCTAGTGGCATTGCAGACGCCCCGGACTCCGGCAATACGTTGGTCCATGGGTGGCAAGAGCAGAAACAGGATATTCGGCGATCGGGTGAGAGGCGCACGTGTTCGTGCTGAGTTCGCGCGCAAGAGCTTTATCGTCGCACGCCGCGAACGTGATGCCGCCGAGTGCCAGTTGTGGTCGGAGCAGATAGAAGGTTTTGGCGGACCGGCGCAGCCGTCGCCAACCATCGCGCAGTGCCTGAACGGCGGCTATCCCTGGCTGCAGGTCAAATGCGCCCGCTGCTCATCCATGGCCAGCATTCCATTGGAACATGTGCGACGGAAACCGGAGACGCCAATCTGGACGCTTGAAAGCGCATTCCGCTGCCGCCGCTGTTCGCGGCCGGGTTATCGGCCGCCGGTCTACCTCGTGAAGCTGACGCAGGAACGGGAGATCCCAGCCTGCTGGTATCACCCGTCGGAGCTTTGACGCTCAGCTCATGAACGTCATGGTGTAGGCAAGGATCGCGATCAGCGCGACGCCGCCAAACATAGCAATCCCGAGGCAGACGCGCTGGGGTGTAGAGATCGTGTCGAGCACGTCTCTGTTGTCGATCCGTTGGCGAAGGGTAGGTTGGTCGTCCATCGCTTAAACCCCTTTCCGAAGGCGGGAGCGCGACGGTCTCTCAGTCACCGATGGTGGCCATGGGTCTTGCGGTGATAGAACGAGTGTGGACCTCCCAGCCCGGAAGGCCAGTCCATTATTTCGCGAAATCCATGGAACGATCGGGCCGCCATGGGATCGCCGAATTGCTGCAGGCGCGCATGCAATGCTTGTGGCAAGAATGAAATGTGGAACTGGTTGGTGCCAACGAAAGGAGGCCCGGCCCGCTTGCCCCACAGGGACAAACAGACCGGGCTCTCAATCACGTTCTCCGGTTTCCGCATGACTATAACGCATCTTGCGTGAAATCGTTTCCACCACACTTGCGTGCGCTGCTCTGGTTTCCACACGCAATGGGTGGTGAATCTCTCTCTCAACCAAGGTCGAGAAGTTCATGCCGAAAAGTTAACTGCGGCGGCGCGTGCATCACGTGCATCCATCATCGCGCGGCCACCCGCCCGGCTGTACCGGGCGGGTGCCCAAGCCTCTCGGGGCCCGATTGCGGTACGCAATACTCTAGCTCTCCGCAATCGCGAGAGGAGCAAGTCACGTCATGATGGCTGTGCAGTAGATAATGAGAGCAATCAGCGCGAATCCGCCAAACGCAGCGACGCCCAAGCAAATACGCTGCGGTAACGCGATTGTCTCAAAGTCCCTGCACTCAATCTGTTCTCGAATGGTGCGTTGGTTACTCATCACGCACGCCCCCAGGTCACAAGCATCCTTTGCGGGAAACAGGGTTTCCCACGTGTGAATGGCTGACACGTTGTAAGGTAAAGTTACCCACACAGATTGGGCCTGCCGTGTGGAAAAAGCGAGTCCTTTTTTCAAAAAACTCTTGATCTTGCCATTTTACCGCTGCGATCGCGCGGCGCCTGCCTTTATCCAGTATACCAGCGCGTTACGTGAGCAGCATTGACCTAATAAAATTTGAGTCGATCGCAGCGTTGCCGCGCGCTTTTGATCACGCGTGTTTACGATGCGCGTTTGAAGCGCTTCGGACGATCAAAAATAATCGTCCGGCTAGTGTCCCGAATCTAAAGTTCGCCTCATCGTGCAGCATGCTCAGTAGCGAACCGCCACACGAGTGCTGCTGCTGTCAGTCGCGCATCATCGCGATAAGCCTCCGTTCGAGATCGATGCAGACATCGCTCGCGACGTTGTACACGACCTTGATGATGCGTCCGCGCAAGTTGTCTGTGGCGCTCAAAAACCATCTCGAAATCTTTCGGCTTCCAGCTTCTGCCAAATGCAGGCTTCGCGCGCAGCGCTGCCTTCTTTCGCGGCGTCTGAATCTGCGAGCGCGTTCGGCTTGAACGGCTTGCCTATCTCGATGTCGAGCGCGGCGAGCTAGTCGTCACGATAGGCAGCGTAAGAGAATTCCGCGTTGATGATCTTGTGCGGCTCGTCCCGGAAGTCTTCCGACTCAGCGGCGTGGTGTCCTGCACCTTGCCCGCGACACCCAGCCAGGCCGGCGTGCTCCGGCCGTTGGCGCGTTGAGCGGAGAGATCTTGATGACAGAGAGGCGTGTCTTCCACGGCTGGCAGATCGATTTACTTGTGATGTTCCATGCACTGGAGGCCGAACGCGCACGGTGAAGTTGCACAGCTCCGTGCAAAGCATTATGTAAATTCCCACATTTTCATTCGACGTATTTCCGGAATCAACGCTCAATTCAATTTACCAGATGAATCCTCCACTCGTACCCGTGGTTGAACGCTAATATGGCGAAGTCCTCGAAGCTTGTTGCAGCGAAGCGAGGCCGCGTGCTCCTGGTGCGGCGGCGTCGTGATGGCTTGTGGATGTTTCCCGGCGGCCGGCGGCGTGGTGGGGAGAGCGAGAAGCGCTGCCTGCGCCGAGAAATCAAGGAGGAGCTGCCGAAGCTGCGGGTGGGGCGGCTCAAGCTCTGGAAGGATGTTCACACCGAGAACAAGTACTCGGGCCGCAGGATGAGCGACGCGATCTTCCTCGCCGACAAGATCTCCGGCGAATTGGCCATTGGCGACAAGCGCGAACTCGACCGCGCCGGCTGGTACAAGCCGCGCGGGCGGCGGCTGACGCCGACCTCGCGCTATATCCGCGACAAGCTGTTTCCCCGGCGCGCGAAAGGCAAGGCGAAGGCGCGGCGCAAGCTCCGCTGAGCGGATCAGCTATTGTCCCGAATCCAAAGGTCGCCTCATCGTCCAGCGCGTTCCGTAGCGAACTTTGTTTGCGGCGTCTCGGGGAGAAACCGCTTTGACAGCGCGTGATAAACGCTTTCCGGACAGATCATTTTGGATGCGCTGTTTGCGATCAGCACTGTCAGCATGATCGGAATGATCAACGCGTGATTTTCCGTCATCTCCGAAACGATGACGAAGGACGTGATCGGAGCCTGAACGACACCGGTCAGGTATGCCGCCATACACAACACGCCGAGCACGGCGATGGGAACGTTCGGTAAGATCATCGCGAGGTCGCGTCCAATGCCGGCACCGACTGAAAGAGAGGGCGAGAACAAGCCTCCCGGAATGCCGCTCACCATCGTCAACGCTGTGGTGATCAGCTTCAACGGTGCAAAGGCTGCCGAGGTCTGCTCGCCCCTCAACACGGCTCGTGCCTCTTCATAGCCGGTGCCGTAAATGTCGACATGGCCGGCCATGGCGCAAAGGACGATGAGCAAACCGCAGAGGATCGCGAAGGCGATCGGATATGTCTTGATCAGGGCGCCGATGCGGCCGGGCAGTCCGCGCGAGACTTCAATCACGATCCGGCTGAAGACTCCGCCGGCCAGACCGCAGACGACGCCGGCAAGCGGTACGGCGATCCAGTCCCGCCCGATCGGAAGCGTCGCCAGCGTTGAGCCGAAATAGGCATAGTCGCCAACCAGCGCGAGCGAGGTGAGGCCGGCCGCGATCACCGTGCCGAGGATGAGGCCGCTGGTGCGTGTCTCGAAGGAGCGGCTCATCTCCTCGATGCCGAAGATGATGCCTGCCAGCGGTGCGTTGAAAGCAGCCGCAACGCCGGCCGCGGAGCCCGCGAGCAGAAGACCCGGCTGGCGGTGCGGCTCGAGACGGCCGAGCGCGAACATGGTCGCGGCGCCCACCTGAATGGTCGGTCCTTCACGTCCAGCCGACGCGCCGCACAGCAGTCCGAACATCAAGAGCACGATCTTGAAGATTGCCGTCGGAATGGAGACTAGCGATTGCCGGATGGACTGGGTGTCGATCTGATGCGCCGCGATCACTTGCGGGATGCCGCTGCCGGCCGCGTTCGGTGCGTATCGCCGCGTGACCCATGCCGAAAAACCAAGGCCCAGAGGCGTGACGATCAGCGGTGACCACCAATAGGCCGCATGCATTGTCCGGAACATTGCTTGCGCCAGGTCCGCGAAATAAGCGATCCCGACAGCAACACCGCCGACGGCGAGGCCACCGGCCACGAAGAAGGCCCGCCGTTGCCAGCGCGGCATCCACTTGAAACGAAATGTCTTACGAAGAAAGCGAAGGAGAAGGGAAGCTTTAGGCATCGAGTTGAATTAGCGGCAATCAAATGCGGGCGCTACCTTCAAACCCGCGCGGTGCTCATGCATCCGCTTTCGGCTGTTCGCTCGTTAAGTGCGCCGGGCTCCATCGACGAGCGAGCCCGGACGATGGATGGGAAATCCGTAATCAGCCGACCGGGCCCGCTGCTTTCGACAGCATGCAGGTATTACCAAGGAGAGGTTAACATTTCGACGGCGTTGTTCGTCGCATTTGCATGCAATTTCGCGCTAGCGCCGCGGTTTGAAGTTCTTCCGCGTGAAGCCGCAAGCCTGTGCGAACATCGGAATCGACACTAAAGCGCGATGAGATCAGGATGAATCATCATCGTGCTTTAGGTTATTGTTTGAGCATGATCTTTTCGGAAAACCGCTGCACACTTTTCCGGATCATGCTCTAGCGGCAGCATGGAACTTTGGTCGAGTTTTCGGTTCTCAGCCGGATCTGAAACGGTTTTGAAGCTGAGGCGTTATATTGAATGCCATCGCCCGCCGTTGACCAGACGGCGCCTGTCGCGGATAGCCAAAGGCTGCGAGGCCCGCCGTTTCCATACAAGCGCACGCGCGGATAGCCAAAGGCGATGGCACCCGACGCCAGGGCAGTCGCGAAGTTCGCACAGGCTTGCGGCTTCACGCGGAAGAACTTCAAATCCGCGGCACTAGAACCTGGCAGCCTCTCGAAACAGCTTCGCGTAGCTCGTTCCGTCCTGCGACAGAACCTCCACCGTCGCGGTGCGGCCGGCAACAAGCTTGGTGGTGTCGGGGACATTGTCGAGCGTAATTCGTACCGGCACGCGCTGGGCGAGGCGCACCCAACTGAAGGTCGGCGTGACGTTGGCGAGCAGGTTGCCGCCGAGTGTGCGGTCGCGGTCCTCAATGCCGGCTGCGATGCTCTCGACATGGCCATGGAGCAGTTGGGAGTCGCCCATTAGACGGATCGTCACCCTGTCACCCACCTTTATCCGCGGCAGTTTCGTCTCTTCGAAATAACCGTCGACATGCAGGCTGTCGGTATCGACCAGCGCCATGATGCCCTTGCCGGCAGCGACATAGGTGCCCGGCCGCAGGTCCATGTTGGAGATGACGCCGTTGACGGATGCACGAACTTCGCTGCGGTCCAGGTTGAGCTGGGCCACCGCGCGGTCCGCGACCGCTTGATCATAGGCGGCCTTGGCTTGCTGTTGCGTGGCCAGAACCTGCTCCTGCTTCTGCTGCGAGACCTCGTCATGGGTGAGGCCGCGATAACGCTTCAGGTCCAGGTCCGCTTGATCGAGCATGGCGCGGCGGCCGGCGACGACCGCGTCGGCCTGTTGCAGGGCCAGCTTAAAACGCTCGCGGTCGATGCGGAACAGCACATCACCGCGCTTCACCTGCTGATTGTCTTTCACCAGAATTTCCGTGACGAGGCCCGAGACATCCGGAGCCACACTGACGACGTCGGCCCGGACGCGGCCGTCGCGGGTCCACGGAGCCTCCATGTAGTAGTCCCACAGAGACACACCGACCACGAGCGCAGCGGCGACGGCCAGCGCAGTGACCGCAAAACGGCGAATGAATGCGAAAGCTTTGGTCATGACAGCAACCCGGAAGACAGATAAACGACGCCGCCGAGCAGGCAGACGTACAGGGCAAGATCGAATAACGCGCGATGCCACACGAAGCGGTAGATCCCAGCGCGTTCAGCCAGCCGCCGCAGCACTATGCCGAGCGCATAGGTAACGAGGAGCCACAGCAGCAGCGCCGGTATTTGAACTCCCATCAGATCAATGTCGTATCTCATGCGGCAACACTCCGCGCTGCTTGG from Nitrobacteraceae bacterium AZCC 1564 includes these protein-coding regions:
- a CDS encoding hypothetical protein (product_source=Hypo-rule applied; transmembrane_helix_parts=Inside_1_25,TMhelix_26_48,Outside_49_50); protein product: MDDQPTLRQRIDNRDVLDTISTPQRVCLGIAMFGGVALIAILAYTMTFMS
- a CDS encoding multidrug resistance efflux pump (product_source=COG1566; cath_funfam=2.40.50.100; cog=COG1566; pfam=PF13437,PF13533; superfamily=111369; transmembrane_helix_parts=Inside_1_6,TMhelix_7_29,Outside_30_304) → MTKAFAFIRRFAVTALAVAAALVVGVSLWDYYMEAPWTRDGRVRADVVSVAPDVSGLVTEILVKDNQQVKRGDVLFRIDRERFKLALQQADAVVAGRRAMLDQADLDLKRYRGLTHDEVSQQKQEQVLATQQQAKAAYDQAVADRAVAQLNLDRSEVRASVNGVISNMDLRPGTYVAAGKGIMALVDTDSLHVDGYFEETKLPRIKVGDRVTIRLMGDSQLLHGHVESIAAGIEDRDRTLGGNLLANVTPTFSWVRLAQRVPVRITLDNVPDTTKLVAGRTATVEVLSQDGTSYAKLFREAARF
- a CDS encoding 8-oxo-dGTP diphosphatase (product_source=KO:K03574; cath_funfam=3.90.79.10; cog=COG0494; ko=KO:K03574; pfam=PF00293; superfamily=55811) produces the protein MAKSSKLVAAKRGRVLLVRRRRDGLWMFPGGRRRGGESEKRCLRREIKEELPKLRVGRLKLWKDVHTENKYSGRRMSDAIFLADKISGELAIGDKRELDRAGWYKPRGRRLTPTSRYIRDKLFPRRAKGKAKARRKLR
- a CDS encoding hypothetical protein (product_source=Hypo-rule applied; pfam=PF07869; transmembrane_helix_parts=Outside_1_9,TMhelix_10_29,Inside_30_40,TMhelix_41_63,Outside_64_69) → MRYDIDLMGVQIPALLLWLLVTYALGIVLRRLAERAGIYRFVWHRALFDLALYVCLLGGVVYLSSGLLS
- a CDS encoding H+/Cl- antiporter ClcA (product_source=COG0038; cath_funfam=1.10.3080.10; cog=COG0038; pfam=PF00654; superfamily=81340; transmembrane_helix_parts=Inside_1_26,TMhelix_27_49,Outside_50_58,TMhelix_59_78,Inside_79_108,TMhelix_109_131,Outside_132_162,TMhelix_163_185,Inside_186_196,TMhelix_197_219,Outside_220_233,TMhelix_234_256,Inside_257_268,TMhelix_269_291,Outside_292_322,TMhelix_323_345,Inside_346_351,TMhelix_352_374,Outside_375_393,TMhelix_394_411,Inside_412_443), with the protein product MPKASLLLRFLRKTFRFKWMPRWQRRAFFVAGGLAVGGVAVGIAYFADLAQAMFRTMHAAYWWSPLIVTPLGLGFSAWVTRRYAPNAAGSGIPQVIAAHQIDTQSIRQSLVSIPTAIFKIVLLMFGLLCGASAGREGPTIQVGAATMFALGRLEPHRQPGLLLAGSAAGVAAAFNAPLAGIIFGIEEMSRSFETRTSGLILGTVIAAGLTSLALVGDYAYFGSTLATLPIGRDWIAVPLAGVVCGLAGGVFSRIVIEVSRGLPGRIGALIKTYPIAFAILCGLLIVLCAMAGHVDIYGTGYEEARAVLRGEQTSAAFAPLKLITTALTMVSGIPGGLFSPSLSVGAGIGRDLAMILPNVPIAVLGVLCMAAYLTGVVQAPITSFVIVSEMTENHALIIPIMLTVLIANSASKMICPESVYHALSKRFLPETPQTKFATERAGR
- a CDS encoding hypothetical protein (product_source=Hypo-rule applied; transmembrane_helix_parts=Outside_1_55,TMhelix_56_78,Inside_79_80) — encoded protein: MWVTLPYNVSAIHTWETLFPAKDACDLGACVMSNQRTIREQIECRDFETIALPQRICLGVAAFGGFALIALIIYCTAIMT
- a CDS encoding hypothetical protein (product_source=Hypo-rule applied), yielding MRKPENVIESPVCLSLWGKRAGPPFVGTNQFHISFLPQALHARLQQFGDPMAARSFHGFREIMDWPSGLGGPHSFYHRKTHGHHR
- a CDS encoding luciferase family oxidoreductase group 1 (product_source=TIGR03558; cath_funfam=3.20.20.30; cog=COG2141; pfam=PF00296; superfamily=51679; tigrfam=TIGR03558), with translation MIPFSVLDLSPIGEGSSAAQAFRHTLDLAQHAERWNYKRFWLAEHHNMTGIASAATSVVIGHVASGTKSIRVGSGGIMLPNHSPLVIAEQFGTLEALYPGRIDLGLGRAPGTDQRTARALRRDIAQSAENFPQDVLELQALLGPVQPGQVIRAVPGAGSNVPLWLLGSSTFGAQLAAMLGLPFAFASHFAPQSLMEALEIYRARFEPSAQLDKPYAMVGVNVFAADTDAQARRLMTSLQQQFVNLRRGTPGQLKPPVDSMDDLWSPAERIGVEQSLAYSVVGTRDAIERGLRAIITETGADELMLTAQIFDHAARLRSFEIAAEVRDVLAAKRAAASAAM
- a CDS encoding hypothetical protein (product_source=Hypo-rule applied); its protein translation is MSATDNLRGRIIKVVYNVASDVCIDLERRLIAMMRD
- a CDS encoding hypothetical protein (product_source=Hypo-rule applied; superfamily=57783); protein product: MGGKSRNRIFGDRVRGARVRAEFARKSFIVARRERDAAECQLWSEQIEGFGGPAQPSPTIAQCLNGGYPWLQVKCARCSSMASIPLEHVRRKPETPIWTLESAFRCRRCSRPGYRPPVYLVKLTQEREIPACWYHPSEL